Proteins co-encoded in one Stenotrophomonas maltophilia genomic window:
- a CDS encoding DUF418 domain-containing protein, producing MTQRPTRQPLIDALRGFALLGVFLVNLRFFSLDALMTEAAQQALPSAALDHALRTGMEWLLDMKAITLFSLLFGIGVAMQMEGNTPGRMAAHLRRMAALLVIGLLHSVLLWWGDILLVYAVVGLLLPLFRHLGDRALLVSGVAVALLLPPLLSPWIRDWVALLTPRAQMNAMALDALANGTLAQAWWRNLQLAAWLKLSNWALLFFVLGRFLLGYWAGRRGLLQQPQAHLPLLRSLAAGGLLLGAAFLWVDATADALKQAWPALRGGVPGYLLRVSYRVAPLALGIAAAATFALLYLRPWAERVLRVFVPAGRMALSNYLLQSVICVPLFAGFGLGIGPLHGLWPVLLVAAVVFPLQLWASACWLRSHRFGPVEWLWRSASEGQWLPLRR from the coding sequence ATGACCCAACGCCCGACGCGCCAGCCCCTCATCGATGCCCTGCGCGGATTCGCGCTGCTCGGCGTGTTCCTGGTCAACCTGCGCTTCTTCTCGCTCGACGCGCTGATGACCGAGGCCGCGCAGCAGGCCCTGCCCAGCGCTGCGCTAGACCATGCCCTCCGTACCGGCATGGAGTGGCTGCTGGACATGAAGGCGATCACCCTGTTCTCGCTGCTGTTCGGCATAGGCGTGGCGATGCAGATGGAGGGCAACACCCCAGGCCGGATGGCCGCGCACCTGCGGCGGATGGCCGCGCTACTGGTCATCGGCCTGCTGCATTCGGTGCTGCTGTGGTGGGGCGACATCCTGCTGGTGTATGCGGTGGTCGGCCTGCTGCTGCCGCTGTTCCGGCACCTCGGTGATCGCGCCCTGCTGGTCAGCGGCGTGGCCGTCGCCCTGCTGCTGCCGCCCCTGCTGTCGCCGTGGATCCGCGACTGGGTGGCCCTGCTGACCCCACGCGCACAGATGAATGCCATGGCGCTCGATGCGTTGGCCAACGGCACTCTGGCCCAGGCGTGGTGGCGCAACCTGCAACTGGCGGCGTGGCTGAAGCTGAGCAACTGGGCGTTGCTGTTCTTCGTGCTCGGGCGCTTCCTGCTGGGCTACTGGGCTGGCCGTCGCGGCCTGCTGCAGCAGCCGCAGGCGCATCTGCCGCTGCTGCGTTCACTCGCCGCAGGTGGGCTGCTGCTGGGCGCCGCGTTCCTGTGGGTCGATGCTACGGCCGATGCACTCAAGCAGGCCTGGCCGGCGTTGCGCGGTGGTGTACCGGGCTACCTGCTGCGCGTGTCGTACCGCGTTGCACCACTGGCACTGGGCATCGCGGCGGCGGCGACCTTTGCCCTGCTCTATCTGCGCCCGTGGGCTGAACGCGTACTGCGCGTGTTCGTTCCGGCCGGGCGCATGGCACTGAGCAACTACCTGCTGCAGAGCGTGATCTGCGTGCCGCTGTTTGCCGGCTTCGGGCTGGGCATCGGCCCGCTGCACGGGCTGTGGCCGGTGCTGCTGGTAGCGGCCGTGGTGTTCCCGCTGCAACTGTGGGCGAGCGCGTGCTGGCTGCGCAGCCATCGCTTCGGGCCGGTGGAATGGTTATGGCGCAGCGCCAGCGAAGGGCAATGGCTGCCACTGCGGCGGTAG
- a CDS encoding DUF5076 domain-containing protein — MNERPVPEAALEDENSVEMLRVWIAAKALHCSMKVGLYKETSRISEEKAWGVILADVARHLSKALESGYGVDARIALSAIREGFNDELNEPTSDVDGGFLTRN; from the coding sequence ATGAATGAGCGTCCTGTTCCGGAAGCGGCTCTGGAAGATGAGAATTCAGTTGAGATGCTTCGAGTGTGGATTGCTGCAAAAGCGCTCCATTGCTCGATGAAGGTTGGACTGTACAAAGAGACCTCCAGGATCTCGGAAGAGAAGGCATGGGGCGTGATCCTGGCAGACGTTGCGCGCCATCTTTCGAAGGCGCTTGAGTCGGGTTATGGCGTGGATGCGCGGATTGCGCTCAGTGCAATCAGGGAAGGGTTCAATGATGAACTCAATGAGCCGACCTCGGACGTTGATGGGGGCTTCTTGACAAGGAACTGA
- a CDS encoding DUF4288 domain-containing protein, with amino-acid sequence MWYCAHAIFYYSYVGQSSYVVHENVYLVSEDDEDKAMLRALGLAAEYEQVGESSHLEIEGQKAEYRFAGIRKLISVDSDLEDSSELRELTGEVTYSVFEVANLSDVEALAAGVAVSVNYRE; translated from the coding sequence ATGTGGTATTGCGCACATGCAATTTTCTACTACAGCTATGTAGGTCAGAGCTCCTACGTAGTTCATGAGAACGTCTACCTTGTTTCAGAGGATGATGAGGACAAGGCAATGCTGCGGGCGCTGGGATTGGCGGCTGAGTACGAACAGGTCGGTGAAAGTAGCCATCTGGAGATCGAGGGGCAGAAGGCCGAGTACCGATTCGCTGGAATCAGAAAGCTGATTTCGGTTGACTCGGATCTGGAAGATTCATCGGAGCTGCGGGAGTTGACGGGTGAGGTTACCTATTCCGTATTTGAGGTGGCCAATCTTTCTGATGTGGAGGCTCTCGCGGCTGGGGTGGCTGTATCAGTCAACTATCGAGAGTAG
- the ilvD gene encoding dihydroxy-acid dehydratase, whose protein sequence is MPEYRSRTSTAGRNMAGARALWRATGMKDGDFHKPIIAIANSFTQFVPGHVHLKDLGQLVAREIEKVGGVAKEFNTIAVDDGIAMGHDGMLYSLPSREIIADSVEYMVNAHCADALVCISNCDKITPGMLMAALRLNIPVVFVSGGPMEAGKTQLSEHKLDLVDAMVVAADDSASDEKVAAFERSACPTCGSCSGMFTANSMNCLTEALGLSLPGNGTTLATHADREQLFLRAGRLIVELCHRWYGGEEASALPRGIATPAAFANAMTLDIAMGGSTNTILHLLAAAQEAEVDFDLTHIDALSRRVPQLCKVAPNTPKYHMEDVHRAGGVYGILGELARGGLLDTTVPTVHSRTLADAIERWDVAVSNEQSVHQFFRAGPAGIPTQVAFSQATRWPTLDVDRAEGCIRSVEHAYSAEGGLAVLRGNLAVDGCVVKTAGVDESIHVFEGTARVYESQDAAVAGILADEVKAGDVVVIRYEGPKGGPGMQEMLYPTSYLKSKGLGKQCALLTDGRFSGGTSGLSIGHVSPEAASGGTIGLVEDGDRIRIDIPARRIDLLLDEAILAQRRADADARGWTPRAPRPRKVTSALKAYALLATSADKGAVRNTALLGD, encoded by the coding sequence ATGCCTGAATACCGCTCCCGCACCTCCACCGCTGGCCGCAACATGGCCGGTGCCCGCGCCCTGTGGCGCGCCACTGGCATGAAGGATGGCGACTTCCACAAGCCGATCATCGCCATCGCCAACTCCTTCACCCAGTTCGTGCCCGGCCACGTGCACCTGAAGGACCTCGGCCAGCTGGTCGCGCGCGAGATCGAAAAGGTCGGCGGCGTCGCCAAGGAATTCAACACCATCGCCGTGGACGACGGCATCGCCATGGGCCACGACGGCATGCTGTACTCGCTGCCCAGCCGCGAGATCATCGCCGACTCGGTGGAGTACATGGTCAACGCGCACTGCGCCGACGCGCTGGTGTGCATTTCCAACTGCGACAAGATCACCCCTGGCATGCTGATGGCTGCGCTGCGCCTGAACATCCCGGTGGTGTTCGTCTCCGGCGGCCCGATGGAGGCCGGCAAGACCCAGCTGTCCGAGCACAAGCTGGACCTGGTCGATGCAATGGTGGTGGCCGCCGACGACAGCGCCTCCGACGAGAAGGTGGCCGCGTTCGAGCGCAGCGCCTGCCCTACCTGCGGTTCCTGTTCGGGCATGTTCACCGCCAACTCGATGAACTGCCTGACCGAAGCGCTGGGCCTGTCGCTGCCCGGCAATGGCACTACGCTGGCCACCCACGCCGACCGCGAGCAGCTGTTCCTGCGCGCCGGCCGCCTGATCGTCGAACTGTGCCACCGCTGGTACGGCGGCGAAGAAGCAAGCGCGCTGCCGCGCGGCATCGCCACCCCGGCCGCGTTCGCCAACGCGATGACCCTGGACATTGCCATGGGCGGCTCCACCAACACCATCCTGCACCTGCTGGCCGCCGCGCAGGAAGCCGAGGTCGACTTCGACCTGACCCACATCGATGCGCTGTCACGGCGCGTGCCGCAGCTGTGCAAGGTGGCGCCGAACACGCCCAAGTACCACATGGAGGACGTGCACCGCGCCGGCGGCGTGTACGGCATCCTCGGCGAACTGGCGCGCGGCGGCCTGCTGGATACCACGGTACCGACCGTGCACAGCCGCACCCTGGCTGATGCCATCGAGCGCTGGGACGTGGCGGTCAGCAACGAGCAGAGCGTGCACCAGTTCTTCCGCGCCGGTCCGGCCGGCATTCCCACCCAGGTCGCCTTCAGCCAAGCCACGCGCTGGCCCACCCTGGACGTGGACCGCGCCGAAGGCTGCATCCGCAGCGTCGAGCATGCCTATTCGGCCGAAGGCGGGCTGGCGGTGCTGCGCGGCAATCTGGCGGTGGATGGCTGCGTGGTGAAAACCGCCGGCGTGGACGAGTCGATCCACGTGTTCGAAGGCACGGCGCGCGTGTATGAAAGCCAGGACGCGGCCGTGGCCGGCATTCTGGCCGACGAAGTGAAGGCCGGCGATGTGGTGGTGATCCGCTACGAAGGCCCGAAGGGCGGCCCGGGCATGCAGGAAATGCTGTACCCCACCAGCTACCTGAAGTCGAAGGGGCTGGGCAAGCAGTGCGCCCTGCTGACCGACGGCCGCTTCTCCGGCGGCACCTCGGGCCTGTCGATCGGCCACGTTTCGCCGGAAGCGGCCAGCGGCGGCACGATTGGTCTGGTGGAAGACGGCGACCGCATCCGCATCGACATCCCGGCACGCCGCATCGATCTACTGCTGGACGAGGCCATCCTGGCCCAGCGCCGCGCCGACGCTGACGCGCGTGGCTGGACGCCGCGTGCACCGCGACCGCGCAAGGTTACCAGCGCGCTGAAAGCCTACGCCCTGCTGGCCACCAGCGCCGACAAGGGCGCGGTGCGCAACACCGCCCTGCTGGGCGATTGA